A portion of the Stigmatopora argus isolate UIUO_Sarg chromosome 15, RoL_Sarg_1.0, whole genome shotgun sequence genome contains these proteins:
- the tmem63c gene encoding osmosensitive cation channel TMEM63C has product MADSALFMSRAPPVEGTPVVPNVLGVLDLVGSENSTAERCFPAHSRSSVLQGLPFGGIPTVLAINVVMWMFLLLIFSCLRKAAWDYGRLALLMDNDSLTSLFYGEPSEKEKSPSESSPSDSETKDMGFCSWLTSLYHMKDEEIRSKCGIDAVTYLSFQRHIILLMTVVCLMSLAVILPINFSGNLLGDSPENFGRTTLTNVSAKDSFLWLHAIFALVYFIITFLCMAHHSIRLHYTEDEKVARTLMITSIPREISDPGLITKHLHEAYPSCTVTDIRFCFDINKLTRLDLERRKAMKGRLYFASKSQKEGKIMMKTHPCAQIFCCDFCGFEKVDAEQYYSELEEKWTDEFNAEKNRIYMKRLGIAFVTFRDERMTAVIVKDYSCVGCRRRPQQSSITTVVQSHHWGISYAPAPSDIIWENLSVCGSRWWLRCVLLNILLFLLLFFLTTPAIIVNTIDKFNVTRPVESLKSPIITQFFPTLLLWVFSVLLPFIVYYSAVFESHWTRSGENQLTMHKCFLLLVFMVLILPSLGLSSLDLFFTWLFDINFLDEKDVKFQCVFLPDNGAFFVNYVITSGFIGTAMELLRIPALTVYGLRLCFAKSEAERIHVKRSQTYEFQFGLEYAWTMCIFSVSVTYSITCPMITPFGLVYVILKHMVDRYNIYYAYVPTKLNQRIHRAAIHQVILAPILCIFWLLFFSVLKLGAVHPITLFTLASLLSSIVISFFRLCLKKQPDKSTSYQMSNQTAEETFPEPDRSTVTASTASNLFVASVLLEPELALTPMPSPAHHSYGAMASSQSSAHGPAGEEEEGEDEHTQTRETELQDPPDTSGSSPLMESLVPYQ; this is encoded by the exons TTCCTTTTGCTCATCTTCTCCTGCCTGAGGAAGGCTGCTTGGGATTACGGCCGACTGGCTCTGCTGATGGACAATGACAG CCTCACGTCCCTTTTCTATGGAGAACCAAGTGAGAAGGAGAAGTCTCCCTCAGAGTCGAGCCCTTCTGACTCTGAGACCAAGGACATG GGCTTTTGTTCATGGCTCACATCTCTTTACCATATGAA AGACGAAGAGATCCGCAGCAAGTGCGGCATTGACGCCGTGACTTATTTGTCCTTCCAGcgccacatcattttgctcATGACCGTGGTGTGCCTGATGTCTTTGGCCGTGATCCTGCCAATCAACTTTTCCGGCAATCTCTTGG GAGACAGTCCTGAGAACTTTGGAAGAACAACACTGACTAATGTTAGTGCAAA AGACAGCTTCCTGTGGCTGCACGCCATTTTTGCATTGGTTTACTTCATCATCACGTTCCTATGTATGGCTCACCACTCTATACGGCTGCACTACACAGAAGATGAGAAG GTTGCAAGGACACTGATGATCACATCAATACCCAGAGAAATTTCAGACCCAGGATTGATTACCAAACACTTACA TGAGGCTTATCCCAGCTGCACTGTCACCGACATCCGCTTCTGCTTTGACATCAACAAATTAACGAGGCTGGACTTGGAGAG ACGCAAGGCCATGAAAGGCAGGCTGTACTTTGCGAGCAAATCACAAAAGGAGGGAAAGATCATGATGAAAACCCACCCGTGTGCTCAGATATTCTGCTGTGACTTTTGTGGCTTTGAAAAG GTGGATGCGGAACAATATTACAGCGAGTTAGAAGAGAAATGGACAGATGAATTCAATGCTGAAAAGAACCGTATCTATATGAAGAGGCTGGGCATTGCTTTTGTGACATTCCGGGATGAGAGGATGACTGCTGT AATTGTGAAGGACTACAGTTGCGTGGGCTGCCGCCGCCGACCCCAACAGTCCAGTATAACCACAGTAGTTCAGTCTCACCACTGGGGCATCAGCTACGCTCCTGCTCCCAGTGACATCATCTG GGAAAACCTGTCAGTCTGTGGATCTCGCTGGTGGCTTCGCTGCGTCCTGCTCAACATCCTCCTCTTTCTGCTGCTCTTCTTCCTCACCACTCCCGCCATCATCGTCAACACCATTGACAAATTCAATGTCACCCGCCCTGTGGAGAGTCTCAAG AGTCCTATCATTACTCAATTCTTCCCAACCCTCCTGCTGTGGGTGTTTTCAGTCCTGCTGCCCTTTATTGTCTACTATTCGGCCGTCTTTGAGTCCCACTGGACCAG atcCGGTGAGAATCAGTTGACAATGCACAAGTGTTTTTTACTGCTGGTTTTCATGGTCCTGATCCTGCCTTCGCTTGGTCTCTCCAG TCTGGACCTGTTCTTCACGTGGCTCTTCGATATCAACTTCCTAGATGAGAAGGAtgtcaaattcca GTGTGTTTTTCTCCCGGACAATGGTGCGTTTTTTGTAAACTATGTAATTACTTCTGGATTTATCGGCACTGCCATGGAACTGCTTCGTATCCCAGCGCTGACGGTGTACGGCCTTCGTCTTTGCTTTGCAAAGTCAGAGGCAGAGCGTATTCATGTCAAACGG AGTCAGACCTATGAGTTTCAATTTGGCCTGGAGTACGCCTGGACCATGTGTATCTTTTCTGTCAGTGTGACCTACAGCATCACTTGTCCAATGATTACACCCTTTG gTCTGGTGTATGTGATCCTGAAACACATGGTTGACCGCTACAACATCTACTATGCATACGTTCCTACCAAGCTCAACCAACGCATCCATAGAGCTGCCATCCATCAGGTCATCTTGGCTCCCATCCTCTGTATCTTCTGGCTACTCTTCTTCTCCGTTCTTAAATTAG GTGCAGTGCATCCCATAACCTTGTTTACCTTGGCTTCCCTGCTGTCCTCCATTGTCATTTCGTTTTTCCGCTTgtgccttaaaaaacaaccagacAAGTCAACAAGCTACCAG aTGTCTAATCAAACAGCAGAGGAAACATTTCCCGAGCCAGACAGAAGTACAGTTACTGCAAGCACTGCTTCTAAT CTCTTTGTGGCATCCGTCCTGCTGGAGCCAGAGCTTGCATTGACCCCCATGCCCTCCCCGGCCCACCACAGCTATGGCGCCATGGCCAGCTCCCAGAGTTCAGCCCATGGCCCAGcaggagaagaggaggagggagagGATGAGCACACCCAGACTCGTGAGACTGAGCTTCAAGACCCCCCTGACACCTCTGGCTCCAGCCCACTCATGGAAAGTCTAGTGCCCTACCAGTAA
- the ngb gene encoding neuroglobin, producing MEMLSGKDKELIRSSWESLGKNKVPHGVIMFSRLFELDPALLTLFHYNTKCGNTQDCLSSPEFLEHITKVMLVIDAAVSHLDDLHSLKDFLLNLGRKHQAVGVKPQSFAEVGESLLYMLQCNLGQAYTAPMRQAWLNMYSIVVAAMSQGWSENGEHKAD from the exons ATGGAGATGCTGTCAGGGAAGGACAAGGAGCTGATACGGAGCAGCTGGGAGAGTCTGGGGAAGAACAAAGTTCCTCATGGTGTCATCATGTTTTCCAG GCTTTTTGAGCTGGATCCAGCTCTTCTAACTCTTTTCCACTACAACACAAAATGTGGCAACACCCAAGACTGCCTCTCCAGCCCAGAATTCCTGGAGCACATCACTAAG GTGATGCTTGTAATCGACGCCGCCGTCAGCCACCTGGACGATCTTCACTCTTTGAAGGATTTTCTTCTCAACTTGGGGAGGAAGCATCAGGCCGTGGGGGTCAAGCCACAATCATTTGCT GAGGTGGGGGAGTCCCTCTTGTACATGTTGCAGTGCAATTTGGGCCAGGCCTACACGGCACCCATGCGTCAAGCCTGGCTCAACATGTACAGCATCGTGGTGGCCGCCATGAGCCAAGGCTGGTCCGAAAACGGCGAGCATAAAGCCGACTAA
- the fam161b gene encoding protein FAM161B isoform X2, with translation MTESEMLEMTSGETLNQRLRYLSQTIQRQLQRTESRHREELDSRIHQYIQLSLDFNCPSPQTHMRRAASTLALTSDNNQSNHFKPKWQRVASCKTTKQKEEEEAEAECKKKFSAHPVPIQVKLPLYQEMVEKRDKKREQGLEHRKSFLLSFQKPFSFQEREKKKRDKMDPLLMQVSQEKAKTTVKIAQQSSPKQVKPPKDKECCRESRISITQQENHEKPKLRVAERNRIEKLGFLDEKPSFRPKINHQVPDFKRLHQTLQTECLNTSLAQHMTKCQPFYLRTSTRPARQSQPSPETSQKPSQSNLGRSKSCDGLKSLSRDTLPTYITDATRKRSMAIRTSMDMLDVKKEESADWLRKYQNNSEALRKTVSLHAKLLDPHKSLREVYDERLQHHREADRQKTRDYMRDLKDIKARVRERPLLFEQVKQRNAKARVEQAYKNELRKAGIKEHFVEEKGRSVTVTSSSSRFKDDSNPDVKACIDAQEENLDNSGEN, from the exons ATGACGGAGTCAGAAATGCTGGAGATGACATCAGGAGAAACCCTTAATCAAAGGCTGCGATACCTGAGTCAAACGATTCAACGGCAACTGCAGAGAACCGAGAGCAGACACAGGGAGGAGTTGGATAGCAGGATTCATCAGTACATACAACTCTCGTTGGATTTCAATTGCCCATCTCCTCAGACTCA TATGAGGAGAGCTGCTTCTACACTTGCTCTAACTTCTGACAATAACCAATCAAACCACTTCAAGCCAAAATGGCAACGGGTTGCTTCGTGCAAAACAACGAAgcagaaggaagaggaggaagccgAGGCCGAGTGCAAGAAGAAGTTCAGTGCGCATCCTGTCCCCATTCAAGTCAAGCTTCCTCTCTACCAGGAGATGGTGGAGAAGAGGGACAAGAAAAGAGAGCAAGGTTTAGAGCATAGGAAAAGCTTTCTGCTTTCTTTTCAGAAACCTTTCAGCTTTCAGGAGAGAGAAAAGAAGAAACGAGATAAGATGGATCCATTGTTGATGCAAGTCTCGCAGGAGAAAGCAAAGACAACTGTAAAAATTGCCCAGCAGTCCTCTCCCAAGCAAGTGAAACCACCAAAAG ACAAGGAGTGTTGCAGGGAAAGCCGCATCAGTATCACACAACAGGAGAACCACGAAAAACCCAAGCTTCGCGTTGCAGAGCGGAACAGAATCGAAAAATTGGGTTTCCTAGATGAGAAACCAAGCTTCAGACCCAAGATTAACCACCAAGTGCCCGATTTCAAACGGCTGCACCAAACTCTTCAAACAGAGTGTCTCAACACATCATTAGCCCAACATATGACCAAGTGTCAGCCCTTCTACCTGAGAACATCCACGCGTCCTGCCAGGCAAAGTCAACCGAGCCCTGAAACATCACAG aaacccAGTCAAAGTAATCTTGGTCGAAGTAAATCCTGTGATGGCCTAAAGTCACTGTCCCGAGACACACTCCCAACTTACATCACAGATGCAACCAGGAAACGTTCGATGGCCATTCG GACCTCCATGGACATGCTGGATGTGAAGAAAGAGGAGAGTGCAGACTGGTTGAGGAAATACCAGAACAATTCAGAGGCCCTTAGGAAGACTGTTTCCCTCCATGCCAAGCTGCTAGACCCTCACAAAAGCTTGCGTGAAGTCTACGATGAAAGACTGCAGCATCATCG AGAAGCGGATCGCCAAAAGACAAGAGATTACATGAGGGATCTAAAGGACATTAAGGCTCGTGTGAGAGAGCGTCCCCTATTGTTTGAACAGGTGAAACAG AGGAATGCCAAAGCTCGAGTTGAACAAGCATACAAGAACGAATTGAGGAAAGCTGGCATCAAAGAGCACTTTGTTGAAGAAAAGGGACGATCGGTGACAGTGACATCCAGCTCATCCAGATTCAAGGATGATTCAAACCCAGATGTCAAGGCTTGCATCGATGCTCa GGAGGAAAATCTAGACAACAGCGGAGAAAATTGA
- the fam161b gene encoding protein FAM161B isoform X1: MTESEMLEMTSGETLNQRLRYLSQTIQRQLQRTESRHREELDSRIHQYIQLSLDFNCPSPQTHSMRRAASTLALTSDNNQSNHFKPKWQRVASCKTTKQKEEEEAEAECKKKFSAHPVPIQVKLPLYQEMVEKRDKKREQGLEHRKSFLLSFQKPFSFQEREKKKRDKMDPLLMQVSQEKAKTTVKIAQQSSPKQVKPPKDKECCRESRISITQQENHEKPKLRVAERNRIEKLGFLDEKPSFRPKINHQVPDFKRLHQTLQTECLNTSLAQHMTKCQPFYLRTSTRPARQSQPSPETSQKPSQSNLGRSKSCDGLKSLSRDTLPTYITDATRKRSMAIRTSMDMLDVKKEESADWLRKYQNNSEALRKTVSLHAKLLDPHKSLREVYDERLQHHREADRQKTRDYMRDLKDIKARVRERPLLFEQVKQRNAKARVEQAYKNELRKAGIKEHFVEEKGRSVTVTSSSSRFKDDSNPDVKACIDAQEENLDNSGEN, encoded by the exons ATGACGGAGTCAGAAATGCTGGAGATGACATCAGGAGAAACCCTTAATCAAAGGCTGCGATACCTGAGTCAAACGATTCAACGGCAACTGCAGAGAACCGAGAGCAGACACAGGGAGGAGTTGGATAGCAGGATTCATCAGTACATACAACTCTCGTTGGATTTCAATTGCCCATCTCCTCAGACTCA CAGTATGAGGAGAGCTGCTTCTACACTTGCTCTAACTTCTGACAATAACCAATCAAACCACTTCAAGCCAAAATGGCAACGGGTTGCTTCGTGCAAAACAACGAAgcagaaggaagaggaggaagccgAGGCCGAGTGCAAGAAGAAGTTCAGTGCGCATCCTGTCCCCATTCAAGTCAAGCTTCCTCTCTACCAGGAGATGGTGGAGAAGAGGGACAAGAAAAGAGAGCAAGGTTTAGAGCATAGGAAAAGCTTTCTGCTTTCTTTTCAGAAACCTTTCAGCTTTCAGGAGAGAGAAAAGAAGAAACGAGATAAGATGGATCCATTGTTGATGCAAGTCTCGCAGGAGAAAGCAAAGACAACTGTAAAAATTGCCCAGCAGTCCTCTCCCAAGCAAGTGAAACCACCAAAAG ACAAGGAGTGTTGCAGGGAAAGCCGCATCAGTATCACACAACAGGAGAACCACGAAAAACCCAAGCTTCGCGTTGCAGAGCGGAACAGAATCGAAAAATTGGGTTTCCTAGATGAGAAACCAAGCTTCAGACCCAAGATTAACCACCAAGTGCCCGATTTCAAACGGCTGCACCAAACTCTTCAAACAGAGTGTCTCAACACATCATTAGCCCAACATATGACCAAGTGTCAGCCCTTCTACCTGAGAACATCCACGCGTCCTGCCAGGCAAAGTCAACCGAGCCCTGAAACATCACAG aaacccAGTCAAAGTAATCTTGGTCGAAGTAAATCCTGTGATGGCCTAAAGTCACTGTCCCGAGACACACTCCCAACTTACATCACAGATGCAACCAGGAAACGTTCGATGGCCATTCG GACCTCCATGGACATGCTGGATGTGAAGAAAGAGGAGAGTGCAGACTGGTTGAGGAAATACCAGAACAATTCAGAGGCCCTTAGGAAGACTGTTTCCCTCCATGCCAAGCTGCTAGACCCTCACAAAAGCTTGCGTGAAGTCTACGATGAAAGACTGCAGCATCATCG AGAAGCGGATCGCCAAAAGACAAGAGATTACATGAGGGATCTAAAGGACATTAAGGCTCGTGTGAGAGAGCGTCCCCTATTGTTTGAACAGGTGAAACAG AGGAATGCCAAAGCTCGAGTTGAACAAGCATACAAGAACGAATTGAGGAAAGCTGGCATCAAAGAGCACTTTGTTGAAGAAAAGGGACGATCGGTGACAGTGACATCCAGCTCATCCAGATTCAAGGATGATTCAAACCCAGATGTCAAGGCTTGCATCGATGCTCa GGAGGAAAATCTAGACAACAGCGGAGAAAATTGA
- the coq6 gene encoding ubiquinone biosynthesis monooxygenase COQ6, mitochondrial — protein sequence MLNLPRAIPALNGVGRGLFAETRFSAVQSINRSLACVNHGDDSAKNEVYDVIISGGGMVGSAMACALGMHPNLSDKKILLLEAGNKKVMDKAPDSYSTRVSSISPGSATLLSGIGAWEHVKKLRFKPYKKMQVWDACSDALITFDKDNLEEEMAYIVENDVVVAALTKQLDDLSENVQVKYRSKVTTYTWPMPHQELHSIPWVQVGLASGETLQTKLLIGADGPNSMVRRQLGIPVVKWNYDQSAVVAVLHLSEPTENNVAWQRFLPTGPIAMLPLSDTESSLVWSTSHHLAEELLAMDDECFVDAINSAFWTNENQSELVEKAGSLFRSALATVMPFAGSPRQLPPSVAGIGPKSRVMFPLGMGHASEYIRHRVALIGDAAHRVHPLAGQGANLGFGDVACLTQLLSQAAFDGKDLGSTQHLLEYESERQRHNLPMMAAIDLMKRLYSTNTTPVVLLRTFGLQATNMLPTLKEQIMAFASK from the exons ATGCTAAACCTTCCAAGGGCTATCCCAGCCTTAAACGGGGTTGGTCGGGGCTTGTTTGCAGAAACGCGCTTTTCTGCAGTACAAAGTATCAATCGAAGCCTAGCGTGTGTAAACCACGGCGATGATAGTGCCAAAAATGAGGTTTATGATGTTATTATATCTGGGGGAGGAATGGTGGGATCGGCTATGGCATGTGCCTTAG GGATGCACCCCAACTTGTCAGATAAGAAGATCCTTCTCCTTGAAGCAGGAAACAAAAAAGTGATGGATAAGGCTCCTGACAGCTACAGCACCAGAGTCAGCTCTATCAGCCCAGGCTCTGCTACACTTCTCAGTG GTATTGGTGCATGGGAGCACGTAAAAAAACTGAGGTTCAAGCCTTATAAAAAAATGCAG GTTTGGGATGCCTGCTCCGATGCCCTCATCACATTTGATAAAGACAATCTGGAGGAGGAGATGGCTTACATCGTGGAGAACGACGTGGTCGTGGCGGCGCTCACCAAACAGCTGGATGATCTGTCTG AGAACGTGCAAGTCAAATATAGGTCAAAAGTGACGACGTACACGTGGCCGATGCCGCATCAGGAACTACACTCCATACCCTGGGTGCAAGTCGGGTTAGCCAGCGGGGAAACTCTACAGACCAAGCTGCTT ATAGGAGCAGATGGACCCAACTCCATGGTGAGGCGGCAATTAGGCATCCCCGTAGTCAAGTGGAATTATGACCAATCAGCTGTGGTTGCTGTGCTTCATCTATCGGAG CCCACAGAGAACAATGTGGCGTGGCAGAGATTCCTCCCAACAGGCCCCATTGCAATGTTACCG CTGTCGGACACAGAGAGCTCGCTCGTGTGGTCAACCAGTCATCACCTCGCCGAAGAGCTCTTAGCAATGGACGACGAGTGCTTCGTGGACGCTATCAACTCCGCTTTT tggACTAACGAGAACCAGTCAGAGCTGGTGGAGAAAGCCGGCTCTCTTTTCCGAAGCGCCCTCGCCACCGTCATGCCGTTCGCAGGTTCACCTCGCCAGCTCCCCCCGAGCGTGGCGGGCATCGGCCCCAAGTCCCGCGTCATGTTCCCTCTCGGCATGGGTCACGCATCGGAGTACATTAGGCACAGAGTTGCACTTATTGG CGACGCTGCCCATCGTGTCCATCCTCTGGCCGGTCAGGGAGCCAACCTGGGCTTCGGGGATGTGGCTTGCCTCACACAGCTATTGAGCCAGGCTGCCTTTGACGGGAAGGACCTGG GCTCAACACAGCATCTGTTAGAATATGAAAGTGAACGGCAGCGGCACAACCTTCCCATGATGGCCGCCATTGACCTCATGAAGCGTCTCTATTCCACCAATACAACTCCCGTGGTTCTCCTGCGCACCTTTGGCTTGCAGGCCACCAACATGCTGCCAACGCTAAAA GAACAGATCATGGCGTTTGCAAGCAAGTGA